One Faecalicatena sp. Marseille-Q4148 DNA window includes the following coding sequences:
- a CDS encoding ABC transporter ATP-binding protein, with product MSILQTIDLKKYYGTEPNITRALDGVNFSVNDGEFVAVVGTSGSGKSTLLHMMGGLDTPTSGNVIVRDKELSKMNDEQLTIFRRRNIGFIFQNYNLVPILNVYENIVLPVELDGDTVDQKFLDEIVHLLGLEDKLKNMPNNLSGGQQQRVAIARALITKPAIVLADEPTGNLDSKTSAEVLGLIKRTSAEFRQTVVMITHNDDIARLADRIVRIEDGKIVE from the coding sequence ATGAGCATTTTGCAGACTATCGACCTGAAAAAGTATTACGGCACAGAGCCGAATATCACCCGCGCCCTTGACGGTGTGAACTTCTCCGTAAATGACGGTGAATTTGTGGCCGTTGTGGGAACCTCCGGCAGCGGCAAGTCCACCCTGCTTCACATGATGGGCGGGCTGGACACCCCTACTTCTGGCAATGTCATTGTCCGGGACAAAGAGCTGTCGAAAATGAACGACGAACAGCTCACCATCTTCCGCCGCCGCAACATCGGCTTTATCTTCCAGAACTATAACCTTGTTCCCATCTTGAATGTGTATGAGAACATTGTCCTGCCGGTGGAGCTGGACGGGGACACGGTGGATCAGAAGTTTTTGGACGAGATCGTTCACCTGCTGGGGCTGGAAGATAAACTGAAAAATATGCCGAACAATCTTTCCGGCGGACAGCAGCAGCGTGTGGCTATCGCCCGCGCCCTGATTACCAAACCGGCTATTGTGCTGGCCGACGAGCCGACCGGCAATCTTGACAGCAAGACCAGTGCCGAGGTGCTGGGTCTTATCAAGCGCACCAGCGCAGAGTTCCGGCAAACTGTTGTGATGATTACCCACAATGACGACATAGCCCGTCTTGCAGATCGGATTGTCCGCATTGAGGACGGAAAGATTGTAGAGTAA
- a CDS encoding HAMP domain-containing histidine kinase, whose product MKVKNLSVKRLFGRVAIGLVLSMSGITIALFLVTKQTAVLLTGGALLLCALVGIFVLTQAFGKRLSQFTADLCQTLDHMIAGNEAPQRPEDSETQLARIGHRLARLYQIMQENRRRVDEERQELQTLVSDISHQVKTPVSNLKMATDTLLEKSMTEAERTDFIRGIRSQTDKLDFLFQALVKTSRLETGVIQLDKKLGRLFDTVAQAMSGIVYAAEKKEIAVSVDCPEDLTVSHDSKWTSEALFNLLDNAVKYTSAGGKIAVSVVLWEMYVEIKVTDTGKGISESNQAAIFRRFYREEEVHEQQGVGIGLYLAREIVTRQGGYIKVVSEPGKGSKFSIMLPTK is encoded by the coding sequence ATGAAGGTTAAGAACCTCTCGGTAAAGCGGCTGTTTGGCCGGGTGGCAATAGGGCTTGTCCTCTCCATGTCCGGGATCACCATAGCCCTGTTTCTTGTGACAAAACAGACGGCGGTGCTGCTGACTGGCGGGGCGCTGTTGCTGTGCGCCCTTGTGGGGATTTTTGTACTGACGCAGGCGTTTGGAAAGCGGCTGTCGCAGTTTACCGCTGACCTGTGCCAGACCTTAGACCACATGATCGCCGGGAATGAAGCGCCCCAGCGCCCAGAGGACAGCGAAACCCAGCTTGCCAGAATTGGACATCGGCTGGCAAGGCTTTATCAGATCATGCAGGAGAACCGCCGCCGGGTGGACGAGGAACGGCAGGAGTTACAGACCCTTGTATCGGATATTTCCCATCAGGTGAAAACGCCGGTAAGCAATCTGAAAATGGCGACGGACACCCTGCTGGAAAAGTCTATGACCGAGGCGGAGCGCACCGACTTTATCCGGGGAATCCGCAGCCAGACGGATAAGCTGGACTTTCTCTTTCAGGCCCTTGTGAAAACCTCCCGGCTGGAAACAGGCGTGATCCAGTTGGATAAGAAGCTGGGCCGCCTATTTGATACTGTGGCGCAGGCCATGAGTGGGATCGTGTATGCAGCGGAGAAAAAGGAAATTGCCGTGTCCGTGGACTGCCCGGAGGATTTGACCGTTTCCCATGACAGCAAGTGGACATCCGAAGCCCTCTTTAACCTGCTGGACAATGCGGTGAAGTACACCTCGGCGGGCGGGAAAATCGCTGTGTCGGTGGTGCTGTGGGAAATGTATGTGGAGATCAAAGTGACCGACACCGGCAAGGGCATTTCCGAAAGCAATCAGGCTGCCATCTTCCGGCGCTTCTATCGTGAGGAAGAAGTACACGAACAGCAGGGCGTGGGCATTGGCCTGTATCTGGCCCGCGAGATCGTAACCCGGCAGGGCGGCTATATCAAAGTGGTTTCGGAGCCGGGCAAGGGTTCGAAATTTTCTATTATGCTGCCTACAAAATAA